In Ruminiclostridium papyrosolvens DSM 2782, the following proteins share a genomic window:
- the trpC gene encoding indole-3-glycerol phosphate synthase TrpC, translating to MILDKIAASTKIRVEKLKKEAPFALVKSEALKLTNKNPFAFEKVIKNGELTFICEIKKASPSKGLISENFPYIDIAREYEAAGAGAISVLTEPEFFLGSDQYLKEVKKEVRIPVLRKDFTVDSYQIYEAALIGADCVLLICALLDTDTLKEYIKIADSLGLSCLVEAHDEDEVNSAIEAGSRIIGVNNRNLNTFEVDITNSVRLRKLVPKNISFVSESGIRNAQDISVLREVGANAVLIGETLMKSGDTGAELAKLRGSVKN from the coding sequence ATGATATTAGATAAAATTGCTGCCAGTACAAAAATACGTGTTGAAAAACTGAAAAAGGAAGCGCCTTTTGCTTTGGTAAAGTCTGAGGCATTAAAACTGACAAATAAGAATCCTTTTGCTTTTGAAAAAGTAATAAAAAATGGTGAGCTTACTTTTATATGTGAAATAAAAAAAGCTTCTCCTTCTAAAGGACTTATTTCTGAGAATTTTCCTTATATTGATATAGCCAGAGAATATGAAGCCGCGGGAGCAGGAGCAATCTCGGTTCTGACAGAGCCTGAATTTTTTCTGGGTAGTGACCAATATCTGAAAGAAGTAAAAAAAGAGGTGCGTATTCCTGTGCTTAGAAAAGATTTTACCGTTGACTCATATCAGATTTATGAAGCAGCATTAATTGGTGCAGATTGTGTATTGTTGATATGTGCTTTGCTGGATACTGATACTTTGAAAGAATATATTAAGATTGCTGATAGCCTTGGACTATCCTGTCTTGTGGAAGCCCACGATGAAGACGAAGTTAATAGTGCAATTGAAGCAGGCAGCAGGATTATCGGCGTAAATAACAGGAACCTGAATACCTTCGAGGTTGATATAACAAACAGTGTACGGCTTAGGAAACTTGTACCCAAAAATATAAGTTTTGTATCGGAAAGCGGTATCCGCAATGCTCAGGATATATCAGTACTGCGAGAAGTAGGAGCAAATGCGGTTCTCATTGGTGAAACCCTTATGAAAAGCGGTGATACAGGGGCTGAACTGGCAAAACTGCGGGGTTCTGTAAAAAACTAA
- the trpD gene encoding anthranilate phosphoribosyltransferase, whose translation MIQEAIYQVINKQDLNRDKTTQVMEEIMEGRATTAQIGSFLTAMRMKGETIDEITACATVMRQKCKRIHPQKDVLDIVGTGGDEANTFNISTVSSFVVSAGGVPVAKHGGRSVSSKCGSADLLEALGINIALSAEQSAEILQKIGMCFMFAPTYHASMKYAAPVRKELSVRTIFNILGPLANPAGANMQLLGVYDENLVEPLARVLLNLGVKRAMVVHGHDGLDEVTLCNTTTICEVSNGSINSFFLSPEQLGFSRCALKDLVGGDPKENASIALEILNGSKGPKRDIVVLNSALCLYMSYNQTTLRDCVKMAEQLIDSGAAKTQLDKFIELSNSFNQEVP comes from the coding sequence AAGCTATATATCAGGTAATCAACAAACAGGATTTAAACCGTGATAAAACAACACAGGTTATGGAGGAAATCATGGAAGGCCGTGCTACCACTGCACAGATAGGCTCATTCCTCACAGCCATGAGAATGAAGGGTGAGACCATTGACGAAATAACCGCATGTGCAACTGTTATGAGGCAAAAGTGCAAGCGAATCCATCCGCAAAAGGATGTTCTGGATATCGTAGGAACAGGCGGAGACGAGGCCAACACTTTCAATATTTCAACAGTTTCCTCTTTTGTAGTTTCAGCAGGAGGTGTCCCCGTTGCAAAACACGGAGGACGTTCAGTATCCAGTAAATGCGGAAGTGCCGACCTTCTGGAGGCACTGGGTATTAATATTGCTTTGTCTGCGGAGCAAAGTGCAGAAATACTGCAAAAAATCGGAATGTGTTTTATGTTTGCTCCAACCTATCATGCTTCTATGAAGTATGCAGCTCCTGTCCGCAAGGAACTGTCAGTGAGAACTATTTTCAATATACTTGGCCCTCTGGCAAACCCGGCAGGAGCAAATATGCAGCTTTTGGGTGTATATGATGAAAATCTGGTGGAGCCCCTTGCCAGAGTTCTACTAAATCTGGGCGTTAAACGGGCAATGGTTGTCCACGGTCATGACGGTCTGGATGAAGTAACTCTCTGCAACACCACCACAATCTGCGAAGTAAGCAACGGCAGCATTAACAGCTTCTTCCTCTCCCCTGAGCAATTGGGTTTTTCAAGATGCGCCTTAAAGGATTTGGTGGGGGGTGACCCAAAGGAAAATGCCTCAATAGCTCTGGAGATTTTAAACGGCAGTAAGGGGCCAAAAAGGGATATCGTTGTACTGAATTCGGCACTATGCCTTTATATGTCTTACAACCAAACTACTCTAAGAGATTGTGTTAAAATGGCTGAACAGCTTATTGACAGCGGTGCTGCAAAGACCCAGCTGGACAAATTTATAGAGCTGTCAAACAGCTTTAATCAAGAGGTGCCATGA
- the trpB gene encoding tryptophan synthase subunit beta, which produces MLKGRYGKHGGQYVPEILMNTINELEESYNYYKNDFDFNRELDTLLKEYAGRPSLLYFAKKMTEDLGGAKIYLKREDLNHTGSHKINNVLGQVLLAKKMGKKRVIAETGAGQHGVATATAAALMGLDCEIFMGLEDTKRQALNVFRMELLGAKVHPVTSGTQTLKDAVNETFREWASRMEDTAYVLGSVMGPHPFPMIVRDYQSVIGKEVKEQMLEKEGRLPDVAMACVGGGSNSMGLFYDFIGDKSVELIGCEAAGKGVDTELHAATIAKGQLGIFHGMKSYFCQDEYGQIAPVYSISAGLDYPGIGPEHASLHDTDRAKYVPVTDAEAVAAFEYLSRTEGIIPAIESSHAVAHAMKIAPKMGNDKIIVICLSGRGDKDVAAIAKYMGVNIDE; this is translated from the coding sequence ATGCTAAAAGGCAGATACGGAAAGCATGGCGGGCAGTATGTCCCTGAAATTTTAATGAACACCATAAACGAACTCGAGGAGAGTTATAACTACTACAAGAATGATTTTGACTTCAACAGGGAGCTTGATACCTTATTGAAAGAATACGCCGGAAGGCCCTCCCTTCTCTATTTCGCAAAAAAAATGACGGAGGATTTGGGTGGCGCAAAAATATACCTGAAGCGTGAGGACTTGAATCACACAGGCTCCCACAAAATAAACAATGTTCTGGGTCAGGTACTTCTGGCAAAAAAAATGGGCAAAAAGCGTGTAATAGCAGAAACAGGTGCAGGACAGCACGGTGTTGCTACCGCAACCGCTGCGGCTCTTATGGGTCTGGATTGTGAAATTTTTATGGGCTTGGAGGATACCAAGCGTCAGGCTCTTAATGTTTTCAGAATGGAGCTTTTGGGTGCAAAGGTTCATCCGGTTACAAGCGGAACGCAAACCCTGAAGGATGCAGTTAATGAGACTTTTCGTGAGTGGGCTTCCAGAATGGAGGACACAGCTTATGTACTAGGTTCTGTTATGGGGCCTCACCCCTTCCCAATGATTGTAAGAGATTATCAGAGTGTTATCGGTAAGGAAGTCAAAGAACAGATGCTTGAGAAGGAAGGCAGGCTACCGGATGTGGCTATGGCTTGTGTTGGCGGCGGAAGTAATTCAATGGGACTTTTTTACGACTTTATCGGAGACAAATCCGTTGAACTGATAGGATGTGAAGCAGCGGGAAAAGGTGTGGACACTGAATTACATGCAGCAACTATTGCAAAAGGACAGCTCGGAATATTCCACGGTATGAAATCTTATTTCTGTCAGGATGAGTATGGGCAAATTGCTCCTGTATACTCTATCTCAGCAGGACTGGATTATCCGGGTATAGGCCCCGAACATGCATCCCTGCATGACACAGACCGTGCCAAGTATGTTCCCGTAACCGATGCCGAGGCGGTTGCCGCCTTTGAATATTTGTCCAGAACAGAAGGTATCATTCCGGCAATTGAAAGCTCCCACGCAGTTGCACATGCAATGAAAATTGCACCTAAAATGGGAAATGACAAAATAATAGTCATTTGCCTGTCAGGAAGAGGAGACAAGGATGTTGCCGCTATTGCAAAATATATGGGGGTGAATATAGATGAGTAA
- the trpA gene encoding tryptophan synthase subunit alpha, with product MSKISNAFKNGKAFIGFLTAGDPSLEKTEEFVLEMVKAGADLIEIGIPFSDPIAEGEVIQRANVRALANGTTMDKVFETVKRIRQKTQVPIVFLTYLNPVFTYGYDHFFRQCSEYGIDGVIIPDIPFEEKGELIPFSDKYNVDIISLIAPTSEERINKLASCAKGFVYCVSSKGVTGVRNEIKTDLQSIVSSVRSATNVPVAVGFGISTPQQASEISKYADGVIVGSAIVKIIEQYGKDAAKPLYDYVSSIKQSIK from the coding sequence ATGAGTAAAATAAGTAATGCATTTAAGAATGGCAAGGCATTTATAGGCTTTCTTACAGCAGGTGACCCGTCACTGGAAAAGACCGAGGAATTTGTACTGGAAATGGTTAAGGCAGGTGCTGACCTTATTGAGATAGGTATTCCGTTTTCAGACCCCATCGCAGAGGGTGAGGTTATTCAAAGAGCAAACGTAAGGGCATTAGCCAATGGAACTACCATGGATAAAGTTTTTGAAACAGTTAAAAGAATAAGACAAAAGACTCAGGTTCCAATTGTTTTTCTAACCTATCTTAATCCTGTGTTCACCTACGGTTATGACCACTTTTTCAGACAATGCAGTGAGTATGGTATTGACGGTGTTATAATTCCTGATATTCCTTTTGAGGAAAAAGGCGAGCTAATTCCTTTTAGTGATAAATATAATGTTGATATTATATCATTAATTGCACCTACCTCCGAGGAACGTATAAACAAGTTAGCTTCCTGCGCTAAGGGGTTTGTCTACTGTGTATCCTCAAAGGGAGTTACAGGTGTAAGAAATGAAATAAAAACAGACCTTCAGTCAATTGTATCCTCTGTCAGGTCTGCCACTAATGTTCCGGTAGCTGTTGGGTTTGGTATATCCACACCTCAGCAGGCATCAGAGATTTCTAAATATGCTGATGGGGTTATTGTTGGGAGCGCTATTGTGAAAATTATTGAGCAATATGGCAAGGATGCTGCAAAACCTCTATATGATTATGTCAGCAGTATTAAACAGTCTATAAAATAA
- a CDS encoding methyltransferase domain-containing protein, translated as MGDKKIKLAIFSKGDDKFIGDIVNKLSEYYDIKKITVSMLHMEKLEEWMKWADICWFEWCDDILVYAGKLNIAKEKKIICRLHSYEAFTNYPARVNWNCVDRLIFISESIRKYTVKTFGIDEKITTVIPNGVDLSHFNFKNRSSGFNVAYVGYINYKKGPMLLLQVFKALYDCDNRYNFYIAGQFQDPRYSLYFKQMVAEMGLEKNYNFEGWQTNLDKWLEDKNYILCTSVLESQNMSVMQAMAKGIKPIMHNFAGASEIYPRKYLWNTVNEAVLKISDAEYNSNEYRNFVIDNYSLNMQLKSIISLLEDISAENKDITGFDYKNYWNRRLNSRFDIEGVGFIGLGEIYNQFLYQNRIYLLDAIINKLIDNINSKRILELGPGTGIFTGLFHSNKVTAYEAIDISEKSVAELSKTYPEYLFKNGDVSDEMYYSGKYDLVFAGDVLLHLTDEIKYKKVLENISNHLDNNGFCIILDPISVLQTKSKSPHMVIRDREFVETNLEVFGLDLVEMLPVSYFMNYPFDKDLEGKAGDAAMQLFTTLPEIFKDSELSIDEKNIIGEYLMLKDRQLICNKNMGLTEKLLIIKKKSNPCKTSIKLQEIYDTDSIMEQTVLLEKQIKENKKLWHKFSGKADILRLLENEVNPTFEYIRNKLNEFISYETKDFDTFDFTAAQVIIGKREKYHSYELIEFVLNNNQDKKLIINNIWYDLYNKSYILPQQIKISKNSDKILSITSSILKKDAIYKNNISGFIPDMKIKAEVEQNYLAHMWERGIPASQFLPLRVYLKIAERYTFALTFMNNESRVLEAPCGFGYGAAYLAKLCKSVEAVDIAEDNIRFAKGAYRQPNVHWNRGDVTCLPYAAEEFDVYVSFEVFEHLAVDMTAKHVEEAYRVLKKGGKFIISTPNKAMRRNVHNPFHIKEYEFEEFSTILNRVFDSVEFYSVENFKVEKGMKKTASNMIAVCEK; from the coding sequence ATGGGAGACAAAAAAATAAAATTAGCTATATTTTCAAAAGGCGATGATAAATTCATCGGCGATATAGTTAATAAACTGTCAGAGTATTATGATATAAAAAAAATAACTGTCAGCATGTTGCACATGGAAAAACTGGAAGAATGGATGAAATGGGCTGATATTTGTTGGTTTGAATGGTGTGATGATATTTTGGTATACGCAGGAAAACTTAATATTGCAAAAGAAAAAAAAATAATTTGCAGACTGCATAGCTATGAGGCATTTACAAATTATCCGGCAAGAGTTAATTGGAATTGTGTTGACAGGCTCATATTCATATCGGAATCAATACGTAAATATACAGTTAAAACTTTTGGTATAGATGAAAAAATTACTACGGTAATACCAAACGGAGTAGACTTATCCCATTTCAATTTTAAAAATAGAAGCTCAGGATTTAATGTTGCTTATGTAGGATATATTAATTACAAAAAAGGTCCAATGCTGCTTTTACAAGTCTTTAAAGCCCTATACGATTGTGATAACAGATATAATTTTTATATTGCGGGTCAATTTCAAGACCCAAGATACTCACTGTATTTCAAACAAATGGTAGCCGAAATGGGACTGGAAAAAAACTATAACTTTGAAGGCTGGCAAACGAATCTGGATAAATGGTTAGAGGATAAAAACTATATACTCTGCACCAGTGTACTGGAATCTCAGAACATGAGTGTAATGCAGGCAATGGCCAAAGGTATAAAGCCGATTATGCACAATTTCGCAGGTGCATCAGAAATTTATCCTCGCAAATATTTATGGAACACGGTTAATGAAGCTGTTTTGAAAATTAGTGATGCTGAATATAATTCAAACGAATACAGAAATTTTGTTATTGATAATTATTCTTTGAATATGCAGTTAAAATCAATAATATCTTTACTGGAGGATATTTCAGCCGAAAACAAAGACATTACAGGCTTTGATTATAAGAATTATTGGAATAGGAGACTAAATTCAAGATTTGACATTGAAGGGGTAGGGTTTATAGGCTTAGGTGAGATATATAACCAGTTTCTTTACCAGAACAGAATATATTTGCTGGATGCAATAATAAATAAATTAATTGATAATATAAACAGCAAAAGAATTTTGGAGCTGGGCCCGGGAACCGGAATCTTTACAGGACTGTTTCATAGTAATAAAGTCACAGCGTATGAAGCCATTGATATTTCAGAGAAGTCGGTAGCTGAGTTGAGTAAAACATACCCGGAGTATTTATTCAAAAATGGTGATGTAAGCGATGAAATGTACTATAGCGGAAAATATGATTTAGTATTTGCAGGAGATGTATTGCTGCATTTAACAGATGAAATAAAGTATAAAAAAGTTTTGGAAAATATATCTAATCATTTGGACAATAACGGATTTTGCATAATACTTGACCCCATAAGTGTTTTGCAGACAAAAAGTAAGTCACCTCATATGGTAATAAGGGATAGAGAGTTTGTAGAAACAAATTTAGAAGTTTTTGGTTTGGATTTGGTGGAAATGCTTCCGGTTTCATACTTTATGAACTACCCGTTTGACAAGGATTTGGAGGGGAAAGCGGGAGATGCTGCTATGCAATTGTTTACTACTCTTCCTGAAATATTTAAAGACAGTGAATTGAGTATTGATGAGAAAAATATAATAGGGGAATACCTTATGCTAAAAGACAGACAGCTGATATGTAACAAGAATATGGGCTTGACAGAAAAGCTCCTTATTATAAAAAAGAAGTCAAACCCTTGCAAAACAAGTATTAAGCTACAGGAAATATATGATACGGACAGTATTATGGAACAAACTGTACTGCTTGAAAAGCAAATAAAGGAAAATAAAAAATTATGGCACAAATTTTCAGGGAAAGCGGATATTTTAAGACTTCTGGAAAACGAGGTTAATCCCACCTTTGAATATATCCGTAACAAATTGAATGAGTTTATCTCCTATGAAACTAAGGATTTTGACACTTTTGATTTTACTGCTGCCCAAGTAATCATAGGCAAAAGGGAGAAGTATCACAGCTATGAATTAATAGAGTTTGTATTAAATAACAATCAGGACAAAAAGTTAATTATAAATAATATCTGGTATGACTTGTATAATAAATCATATATACTTCCTCAGCAAATTAAGATTAGTAAAAACTCTGATAAAATCCTGTCAATAACAAGCAGTATTTTAAAAAAAGACGCTATATATAAGAACAATATTTCAGGCTTTATACCGGACATGAAAATCAAAGCAGAAGTGGAGCAGAATTATCTTGCTCATATGTGGGAAAGAGGCATACCGGCTTCACAATTTCTTCCGCTTCGTGTTTACCTTAAAATAGCGGAGAGATACACCTTTGCTTTGACCTTTATGAATAATGAGAGCAGAGTGCTGGAAGCTCCCTGTGGCTTTGGTTATGGTGCTGCGTACTTAGCAAAGTTGTGTAAGAGTGTGGAGGCGGTAGATATAGCGGAAGATAATATACGATTTGCAAAGGGGGCTTACAGACAGCCAAATGTACATTGGAATAGGGGAGATGTTACCTGTTTGCCTTATGCTGCAGAGGAATTTGATGTATATGTTTCTTTTGAAGTGTTTGAACACTTGGCTGTTGATATGACTGCTAAGCACGTAGAAGAGGCTTACAGGGTTTTGAAGAAAGGGGGGAAGTTCATTATATCTACACCAAACAAGGCCATGAGAAGAAATGTTCATAATCCTTTTCATATAAAAGAGTATGAATTTGAAGAATTCAGCACAATACTGAATAGGGTATTTGATTCGGTAGAATTTTATTCCGTAGAGAATTTTAAAGTAGAAAAAGGAATGAAGAAAACCGCAAGCAATATGATAGCAGTTTGTGAAAAATAA
- a CDS encoding NTTRR-F1 domain → MATNVIINGGFETGTFPPWNAFNAVVTAAYSYSGTFSAQLLDGGTTSTIYQIVEADFTEPYEFSAFLAKVGELPNPLTTITIAYFDASYNYLGLGLVISIAPGTLPDATLDNWQEFTGTTTPAPIGTVYTIVSVSKQGETNTATVVVDDVSLITSSGPVGPTGPTGPTGPTGPTGPTGATGATGATGATGPAGATGATGATGPAGATGATGPVGATGATGPAGATGATGPAGATGATGATGPAGATGATGPAGATGATGPAGATGPTGPAGATGATGATGATGATGATGPAGATGATGPAGATGATGATGATGATGPAGATGATGPAGPTGAGIASYGNVYELATIADSTVVGGADVPFSNNGPLVGITHTPGLTTITVPSAGDYEIIYNVSITAGVGSAIAIAVNGTVQPSTEITALVATGELSGNTILTLSAGDVITLRNNSATPLVMTLAPGVGAQMDILFLN, encoded by the coding sequence ATGGCTACTAATGTTATAATAAATGGCGGTTTTGAAACGGGTACATTTCCTCCCTGGAACGCTTTTAATGCCGTAGTAACAGCCGCTTATAGCTATTCAGGTACTTTTTCAGCACAGCTACTCGATGGTGGTACAACATCGACTATTTACCAGATAGTTGAAGCAGATTTTACTGAGCCCTATGAATTCTCAGCTTTCCTCGCAAAAGTAGGGGAATTGCCAAACCCACTTACAACTATAACTATAGCTTACTTTGATGCAAGTTATAATTATCTCGGTCTAGGTCTTGTAATAAGTATCGCCCCCGGTACTCTTCCTGATGCAACACTGGATAATTGGCAGGAGTTCACAGGCACAACTACGCCTGCACCCATTGGAACAGTGTACACTATCGTATCTGTAAGTAAACAGGGCGAGACGAATACAGCCACTGTAGTCGTAGACGATGTATCCTTGATAACTTCGTCCGGACCTGTTGGACCTACCGGGCCGACTGGGCCGACTGGACCTACCGGACCTACCGGACCTACCGGTGCTACCGGGGCTACAGGGGCTACTGGCGCTACTGGACCTGCCGGTGCTACTGGGGCTACTGGAGCCACCGGACCTGCCGGTGCTACGGGTGCTACTGGACCTGTCGGTGCTACGGGTGCTACCGGACCTGCCGGTGCTACTGGTGCTACCGGACCTGCCGGTGCTACTGGGGCTACTGGAGCCACCGGACCTGCCGGTGCTACTGGCGCTACCGGACCTGCCGGTGCTACGGGTGCTACTGGACCTGCCGGTGCTACTGGACCTACTGGACCTGCCGGTGCTACCGGTGCTACAGGGGCTACGGGTGCTACGGGTGCTACCGGTGCTACCGGACCTGCCGGTGCTACTGGCGCTACTGGACCTGCCGGTGCTACCGGTGCTACAGGGGCTACGGGTGCTACCGGTGCTACTGGACCTGCCGGTGCTACTGGCGCTACTGGACCTGCCGGACCTACCGGTGCAGGTATCGCTTCTTACGGAAATGTATACGAACTTGCAACTATAGCAGATTCGACTGTGGTAGGTGGTGCGGACGTACCATTCAGCAATAACGGTCCTTTGGTTGGAATAACTCACACCCCAGGCCTAACTACAATAACTGTTCCATCTGCCGGTGATTATGAAATCATTTACAATGTATCTATCACTGCCGGAGTAGGATCAGCCATCGCTATTGCAGTAAATGGTACTGTTCAGCCATCAACAGAAATAACAGCCTTGGTTGCAACCGGTGAACTAAGCGGAAATACCATTCTGACTCTAAGTGCCGGTGACGTAATAACCTTGCGTAATAACTCTGCTACACCGTTAGTAATGACACTTGCACCGGGTGTCGGTGCTCAAATGGATATACTATTCCTGAATTAA
- a CDS encoding phosphoribosylanthranilate isomerase, with protein sequence MSVKIKICGLTRPQDIEYVNEALPDFIGFVFAKSKRQVTAEVAEGLKKPLDSRIPAVGVFVNEDTDMITSLCKNGIIDFVQLHGDESSEYIESLRQKINNPIIKAVRVKDSESVKAACSLPCDYLLLDTYLGNEYGGTGKAFDWGLISDTAKPFFLAGGISAGNAETAIRNINPYCLDVSSGVETDSIKDRNKILNIVNLVRSVK encoded by the coding sequence ATGTCTGTAAAAATAAAAATCTGCGGTTTAACAAGACCTCAGGATATTGAATATGTAAATGAGGCTCTGCCGGATTTTATAGGTTTTGTTTTTGCGAAAAGCAAAAGACAGGTAACTGCTGAAGTTGCAGAAGGGCTTAAAAAACCTCTGGATTCAAGAATACCTGCTGTGGGAGTTTTTGTAAATGAGGATACGGATATGATAACCTCCCTATGCAAAAACGGTATTATTGACTTCGTCCAACTCCATGGAGACGAAAGTTCAGAATATATAGAGTCACTGCGTCAGAAAATAAACAACCCGATTATAAAGGCTGTGAGAGTCAAGGACAGTGAATCGGTAAAAGCAGCCTGTTCACTTCCCTGCGACTATTTGCTTCTGGATACCTACTTAGGCAATGAGTACGGAGGCACAGGCAAAGCCTTTGACTGGGGGCTGATTTCAGATACAGCCAAACCTTTCTTTCTGGCTGGAGGAATATCAGCCGGAAATGCAGAGACAGCAATAAGAAATATAAACCCCTACTGTCTGGATGTCAGCAGTGGCGTGGAAACAGATTCCATTAAGGACAGAAATAAAATTTTAAATATTGTAAATTTGGTAAGGAGTGTGAAGTAA